The Desulfovibrio fairfieldensis sequence GGCCAGGCAGAGCAGCACGATGTCGCGCAGCAGGTTCTGGCCTTCCACGGGCACGCCGAAGACTTCGATCCAGGTGCCCAGCGGCAGCATGCCCGAGGCCAGCACCGCCAGCACCACGCCCAGCAGGAAGAGCAGGTTGATCTTGCCGTCCAGGCCGAGTTTTTCTTCCACGGCATCGGGATCATGCGGCGGGGTGGGGCGGCCTTCCTTGTTGAAAAGCACCGTGTCCAGCACAAAGAAGATCGCCAGCAGGGCCACGGAGAGGCAGAGAGTCTTCAGGAAAAGATGGGTGGTGGTCCAGAAGAAGCTGACGCCCTTGAGGAAGCCCAGGAAGAGCGGCGGGTCGCCCAGCGGGGTCAGGGAGCCGCCGATATTGGCTACCAGGAAGATGAAAAAGACCACGGAATGCACGCGGTATTTGCGGTGGGCGTTGGCGCGCAGCAGGGGGCGGATCAGCAGCATGGCCGCGCCGGTGGTGCCCATCCAGCTTGCCAGGACGGTGCCCACGGCCAGCAGGAGAGTGTTCACCACGGGCGTGCCCACCAGCGAGCCTTTGAGACGCACGCCGCCGGCCACGGTGAACAGCGCGAACAACAGGACGATGAAGGGGATGTAGTCCAGCAGAATGATATGCAGAAATTCGTACAAAGCCACATTGAAGCCGTAAACGAGGAGACAGGGCACCAGAAAGGCCAGACCCCAGAAGACGGCGATTTTGCCGAAATGGTGTTCCCAGAAGTGCGGCAGGGCCAGCGGCATGATGGCGATGGAAAGCAGCATGCAGGCGAAGGGAATGACCCAGACGGCCGAGAGCTCGGATCCGGGGATGGTGGGATGTCCCGCGGCGGCCAGGGCCGCGCCGGGCAGAACCAGGGCCGAGAACAGGGCCGTAACCAGGGTCAGAGACAAAGACCAGAGTTTTGACATTGGGCACTCCTGAATGGAAAATGTCGCGGCCCCGGGCCGCGAAAAAAACAGATATTTTCCGTTTTTTTAGGCTAAATCCACACCCTTGGCAATGCGCTTGCCTGAAAAAGTTTTTTCTGACACACCTTTCACAAGCATTTGCATCGCTGCCGCCATGTCATTCGCAGCGTGCGGGGCACGCCGCCTGCGGCGGTAAAGCAAGAGCCGTATTTTTTTCGCTGCGCGCAGGCCTGTTGCAGAAGTACACATGAGTAAGGAAGTCATCAGCATGCCCAAGGAACCCACTCCCAGGCGCAGGGCGCGCCTGCTTGAAGTGCTGCGCCACCGCCAGAACGATCTGACCCTGGTGCTGGCCAACATCCACGATCCGCACAACGTTTCGGCCATTTACCGCTCCTGCGACGCCTTCGGCCTGTCCAAAGTGCATCTCTATTATACGAACACCCCATTTCCGACGCTGGGCCGCAAAACCTCGGCTTCGGCCCGCAAGTGGGTGGAAAGCGAGCGTCACAAGAACAGCGCGGATCTGATGCGCACTCTGCGCGGCCAGGGTTTTCAGGTGCTGGCGACCTCCTGCTCGGAAACGGCCCGGCCTTTGCGGGCTTGGGATTTCATCCGTCCCACGGCGGTGATCATGGGCAATGAGCACAGCGGCGTGGAGGAGGAGCTGCTTTCCCTGGCCGACGGCCAGCTTTACATCCCCATGTACGGCATGATCCAGAGCTTCAACGTCTCCGTGGCCGCGGCCATCATTCTGGCCGAAGCCGCGCGCCAGCGCGAGGGCGCCGGAATGTACGATTCCTCTCGGCTGAGCGAGGCCGAGCTGGAGGCCAAGCTGGAGGAATGGTTGAAGAAGTAGCGCTTTGCCGCATGATTGGCGGGGATTTGCGGCGGCCTGTTCTTTCCGGACGAACTGAAAGCCGCGCCGCATGCGGCGCGGCTCATCAAACCGGAACAGATCGCCTTTGAAATGCTCTGGTCCCGGATCAGGGGCGTTCCCCGCTCTGTTCCTTGCGTGGAGTCACCTGCTTCTCAAAGGCCTTGCCGTTCCATTGAAAGCTGACCTCGTTGGCCAGGGGCACATGGGCCATGCCCGAGCTGTTCCAGAAGACGGGTTCGGCCTTGAGCCCGCCCAGGCCCAGGCAGATCAGCACCGTGGGATTGATGTCCGGCGGCAACTTCTGCCCCTGGTCCAGAAAATCCCTGATGTCCGGTTCCGGCGGGGTGTCGATGGGCACCATACGGCCCGAAGCGTCCACCCGCCATAATTCCATGGTGCAGATGGGACCGCCCAAGGTGCCGATGGCCGCCTCCACCGAGCCGTCCGCCGTATTACGGAAGAGTCGCAGGGCTACGGCGCTGTCCCGGAAGGGCAGGGCCGCGAAAACAATCACGTCTTCGGTCTCTCCGGCGACTTCCCAGAATTCCGTATGGCCTTCGGCCAGCAGTTGCTGCTTTTCCGCGTCGGAAAGGCCTTCAGCCGTATTCTCAAAAATGCTGGCGGGCAGCAGGGTGAAAATGCCCCTGGCCGTCATGCCGTTGTCCTCCGCCTGGACCGTGGCGGGCAGTGTCACGGCAAGCAGGGCCAGCAGCGCGTATATCCGTATATACTGGTGCATAGCTATCCCCCTTCCGGCCGGGGCCGGGCGGACCTGTTTCAGGCCCGTAAAATTTTTTTTACCGATTTTACGTCCGCTTGTCCATGTGCCCCTGCGGATTTGGGCCGTATCTTATATCCACGCACATGTATAGATAAACTCTTCGGCAAACCGTCCGTAAAGAAAAGGGAAGGGTTACGGCATAACGGCATCCGATAATTCCGGCGTGGCGGCGGAGCGTAGTGAACGGCTGGGGATTTGTCGCGGAGTGGGAATATTTTGATTTGATGTGTATGGTCGCTGTTGTGTGCAACGCCATGGTGTTTGCTGAATGAAAATTGATAAAATCTGTCCGGTATAAGAATAAATACATTAATAGTTATTGCAATATGTTGCATGTCTGGGTGAATATGGGGCTTGTGCTTGATTTTTTAAATGGTCCTATGTAAGACTGAAAATACATAAACATTTTATTTCTTTCTGGTGGGGAAGTCATGTTGAAAAACATCAGTGTCCGCGCCAAGCTTTTTGTCCTGCTTATTCTGCCCGTGGCCGCGCTGATCGCTCTGGCCGCCGGAAATGCTCTGGAAAAATACCAGACCATGCGCGCCATGGACATGGCGGTAAACGTGGTGGACCTTTCCTCGGCCAGCAGCGCCCTGATCCATGAACTCCAGAAAGAACGCGGTTTGTCCGCCGGTTTTGTGGCCCGGCGGGGAGCCTATGCCGAGGAATTGCCGGGCCAGCGCAAACAGACCGAGGCAGCCCGGCAGGCCATGGCCGAAAAAATGGCTGTTTTCAGCGCGGCCAATCCCACGGCCGCGGTCAATGCCCAATTCGCCCCGCTGACGGAAAAACTTGCATCCCTGAAAGATCTGCGCTCGCGCATCGACGATTATAATATCGCCCCGTCCGAGGCCATCGCCGTGTACTCTGGCCTCATCCTCCATATGGAGGATATTCTCCGGGGCGTACTGGACCGGTATCTGGATGTCGGGCTCTACGCGCGGGCGGTGAATTTCCTCAATCTCATCTATGCCAAGGAATTCGCCGGGCAGGAGCGGGCCACGCTGAATGTGGCGCTGTCGTCCCGGCGTTTCAATAAACTTCTGTACCGCGACTGGATCGAACATGTCGCCTTGCAGCGGGCCTATCTTCAGGATTTTCTGGAGCGGGACGAAGCACTGGCGCGGGTCTATGCGCAAAAGGTGCCGCCTCTGCTGGAGAAGGTGGAAACCTTCCGCCGGGAAGCCTACGAGAGCCAGGACGAACCTCGGCTCAGCGGCGACGCCAAGGCCTGGTTCGCGGCCTCCACAGCCTATATTGACGCCCTTTACGAGGTGGAGGCCGCCGCCGCGCGCGATCTGGAGCGGACGGCGGACGCGCTGAGCGATGCGACCCGGCAAAGTCTGTATATTTCGCTGGGCGTGACCCTGGCGGTGATCCTGTGCACGCTGCTGTTGGCCCGCAGCCTGGTCGGCAACGTCACCAGACCACTGCGCCGCTCCGTGGCTTTTGCCCAGAAAGTGGCCGCCGGAGAGTTGGACGCCGAATTGCAGATGGTCCGCAAGGACGAGTTCGGCGTGCTCGGCAGGGCGTTGCAGACCATGGTCGTCTCCATCCGGGAAACGTTGGCAAAAGCCGACGCGGCGGCGGAATCCGCGCAGCGCGAGGCCGAACGGGCCCAGGCCTCGACGACTGCGGCCGAGGAGGCCCGCGCCCTGGCAGAGCGCCGACAGGACGGCATGGCTCTGGCGGCGGAACGCATCGCCTCGGCCGTGACGGCCATGTCCGCCGCCACCCAGAGCATCTCCAGCCAGATCGAGCAGTCCGACAAGGGAGCCAAGGAACAGTCCGCGCGACTGGGCGAGGTAGCCGTTGCCATGGAGGAAATGAGCGCCACGGTGCACGGGGTGGCCCAAAACAGCTCGGCCGCCGCCGAAACCGCTGAAGTTGCCGGAAAGCAGGCCCAACAGGGCTCGGCCAGCGTGGCGGAAGTGGCCGAAAATATCACCAGGGTGCTGCGCCACACCGAAGAACTCAAGGAATCCATGACCCGCCTGGGCCTGCGCGTGCGGGACATCGACAAGGTGCTCAACGTGATTACGGATATCGCGGACCAGACCAATCTGCTGGCGCTCAACGCCGCCATTGAGGCTGCCCGCGCGGGCGAGGCCGGGCGCGGCTTTGCCGTGGTGGCCGACGAGGTGCGCAAGCTGGCCGAAAAGACCATGGCCGCCACCAGGGAAGTGGCCGAGGTGCTCTCCGGCATTCAGCGGGACGCGGCCCATAATATCGCCACTGTGGATCAGACCGTGGAAGGCATGAGCCGGACTACGGATTTGACCCATCAGTCCGACGAAGCCCTGCGCGAGATCGTGGCCCTGTCGGACAAGACCAGCGAACAGATCCGTTCCATTGCCGCCGCCTCCGAGCAGCAGGCCGCGAGCAGTGAAAACATCAGCAGAAGTGTGACCGGAGTCAACCGCATTGCTGTGGAAAATACGGCGGGCATGGACCATTCCGCCAAAGCCGTCAGGGATCTGCTGGAACAGACACGCCTGCTGGGGAGCCTGGTGCGGGATCTCCAGGACGAAGAGCATCGCTGATCCCGCGACGCTCCCGCTTCCGCAACGACTTCGAAAAAAGCGTGGTTTCTGCTGTGCTTAGCCGCCCGGGGCGGCGCGCAACTCCTGACGGGTTTGCGGCATGTGCCGCTTGACGCGACACCATTCTGTTTTGAAAACGGTAAGCTGCTTCTGAAGTCCGCCTTCGCGTGCCGGGCTCCGGCCCCGGCGCTCTTCCCCGCCGTACCGGGACGGCGGGGAGTTCACAGCTCCGTGCCGTCATCCTCTATGCATGGGGGGAATGCATATGCGCCCTTGCCTACTGTGTCTCGCTGTCGCCGTCTGCATGCTGACGTCTGTTCCGGCCAGCGCGGGAGCCATCAACGCCGCCGCCGGTCCTTATGTGGGTTCCCGGAAATGCGCCGAGTGCCATGCTGAGGAATATGAGACGTTCCGGAAATATTCCAAGAAGGCCGGCACCTGGAAACACATCAGCACCATGGCTCCCAAGCTGACGGCGGAAGAGCTGCGGGGCTGCTACGCCTGCCATAGCACAGGCTACGGCAAGGGCGGCTTTGTGGACTATCAGTCCACGCCGCATCTTGCGGATGTGGGCTGTGAAACCTGCCACGGTCCGGGAGCGGCGCATGCCGAAAGTGGTGACCCCGCCGCCATCCGGCGCACGCCGCGTCACGAGGATTGCCTCGCCTGTCACAATGAAAGCCGCGTCAAAGCCTTCAACTTCAAGCCGCTGATCCATAGCGGAGCACATTAGGAGAACAGCATGCTTTTCTCCACCCGGAATATGCCGTTGGTCCGCAAATGCGCTTTGCTGGTCGTGATCACGGCCGTGGTCGTCTTCGGCTGCCTGATCGTCTTCAACAGTATCCAGAGCCGCAACGCCACTCTGAGCAGTCTGGAATCCTCCACCCGTCTGGACGCCGAGCTGCTGGCAAGGCTTGTGGAAGCCCCCATGAAGCGGGGCAATGACGCGGAAACCCGCGAGGTCGTGCGTCTTCTGGCGGATAATTACAAGAACGTGTCCGTCTATCTGGCGGGCTTCAACGGCGAGATCACCTATGCCTCGGACGCTTCAGCCGTGCGCGCGCCGTTGCGGGAACGCCTGCGGACGCCGGAAGCGCGGCAACTGGCCGCCGACTCCCTGCGTGCGCCCCTCAAGGTCGGCCGTCTGGTCGCAGGGGACGGCTTCAGTCGCTTCCTGATGGTTTCCAGCATTCCCAACGGCAAGGACTGTCATCACTGCCACGGCGCGTCCAAAGCCATTCTGGGCACTCTGGTGGTGTCCAAGGATGTCACCCCGACCATCAACGACTTGAAATCGCGCACGCTCAGCAACATTGCCTTGTCCCTGGCGGGGATGTGTCTGCTCATCGCCGCGTTGCTGCTTTTTCTGCGCCGCACCGTGGTCCGGCCCGTGGCGGAACTGGCCGCGGCTTCCGGCAAGGTGGCCGGAGGCGATTTCGACGCGCCCTTCCCCGTGCCCAACTGTCTTGAGCTGCGCAGCCTGCGAGACAGCCTGGCAGCCATGATCGCCCACCTCAAAACCGAACTGGGCTTTTCCCAGGGGCTCCTTCGGGGCATGGGCCTGCCCTGCGTGATTACGGATACCGATGACCGCATCTCCTTCATGAATCAGCGGGCTGTGGACATCTACAACCTCAAGGGGCGGCCCGAGGACTACAAGGGACGGCTGCGCGGCGAGGCCTTTTTCAATGATCCCGACAGAATGACCAATACCAAAAAGGTGCTTCTGAACAATGCCGACATTGAGGACGAGCCCTATACCTTCACGGTGGGCGGCCGGACGCGCCATGTGCTGGTCAACGCCGCACGCCTGCTGGATGTGGACGGCAAGCTGCTGGGCGCCTTCACCCTGATGACCGACGTCACCGAGTCCGTGCGGCAGCGTGAGATCATCCGCGTGCAGAACGAACGCATTGCGCAGGTTGCCCAGGCCGCGAGCGTGGTTTCCGGCAGGCTGGCCGGCGCGGCCGCCCGGCTTTCCGAGCAGATCGACGCCTCCAGCCGGATGGCCCAGGAGCAGGACGCGGCCTCCGCCCGTTCCGCCGGGGCCATGCGCGCCGTGGCCGAGGAGGCCGGGCGTGTCTCGGCTTCGGCCGGGGATACGGCCCGCACCGCCGAGAGCACCCGGCAGGAGGCTGATGAGGGCGTGCGCATTGTGGAGGGCGTTACCGGCGGCATCAACCGGGCCGCGCAAGAAACTTCGGTCCTGGCTGAAAACATGCGCGAGCTGGGCCAAAAGGCCGAAAGCATTTCGCAGGTCATCACGCTTATCGAGGAAGTGGCGGACCAGACCAACCTGCTGGCGCTCAACGCGGCCATTGAGGCGGCGCGCGCGGGCGAGGCCGGGCGCGGTTTCGCCGTGGTGGCCGACGAGGTGCGCAAACTGGCCGAAAAGACCATGCAGGCCACCGGGCAGGTTACCCGGGCCGTGGAGGAAATCCAGCGGAGCGTCAGCGGAAACGGCAAGACCACGGAGCAAATGGTGAATGTCATGAGCGAGTCCAGCCGCCGGGCCGGGCAGTCCGGGGAGGCGCTGGAGCGCATCCGGCAGATGGCCGCGCGCACGGCCGAAGGCATGCGGGCCATTGCCTCGGCCGCCGACGGCCAGTGTGAAACCAGCCGCGAGGTTTCCGAGACGGTGGACAGAATCAACGCGCTCTCGGACGAAACCGCGCGCAACATGAGCGCCTCGGCTGAGGCCGTGGCCGAATTGAGCCGCCTGGCTCGGGAACTGGACGCCATCATCGAAGGCATGCGCGATGCCGGGGAAGAGGGCGCGGCGGGCTCCGAAAAATCACGCCTTGCCAAGAGCTCCGGAGCTGCTTAGATAACACTCCATGAAAACGGACAACAAGCCCTGCATCCATATTGAAAAGGCCCGTCAGCACAATCTCAAAAACATCAGCCTGGACATCCCCCGCGACGAACTGGTGGTGATCTGCGGGCCGTCCGGCTCGGGCAAATCCACCCTGGCCTTCGACATCGTCTACGCCGAGGGCCAGCGCCGCTATGTGGAATCCCTTTCGGCCTACGCCCGGCAGTTCCTGCCCCAGATGGACAAGCCGGACGTGGAGAAGATCGAGGGCCTTTCCCCGGCCATTTCCCTGGAGCAGCAGAGCGTTTCGCGCAATCCCCGTTCCACTGTGGGCACGGTGACGGAGATTCACGACTTTTTACGCGTCTTTTTCGCGCGTCTGGGCCGCATGTACTGCCCGCAGTGCGGCCGCCCCATCGAGGCCCGCGCCGCCGACGAGATCATCGGCGACATCCTGGCCCTGCCGCAGGGGACCAAATTCATGGTCCTGGCCCCGCTGGTGGAATTGCAGAAGGGCACCCATCTGGACAAGTTCAAGAAGCTCAAGGCCGAAGGCTTTGCCAGGGTGCGCGTGGACGGCGCGTTTTGCACCCTGGACGACGTGCCCGCCCTGGACAAGAACAAGAAGCACAGCATCGACCTGGTGGTGGACCGCCTGGTGAACAAGGAGGGTATCCGGGGTCGGCTGGCCGACTCTGTGGAACTGGCCCTGCGCTACGGCGAAGGTCGTCTCGTGTTGCACGAACCGGACAGGCCCGAGGCCGAACGCGACACCGTCCATTCCACCACCTCGGTCTGCCCGCACTGTCATATTTCCCTGCCCGCGCCCAGCCCGCAGCT is a genomic window containing:
- a CDS encoding sodium:proton antiporter, giving the protein MSKLWSLSLTLVTALFSALVLPGAALAAAGHPTIPGSELSAVWVIPFACMLLSIAIMPLALPHFWEHHFGKIAVFWGLAFLVPCLLVYGFNVALYEFLHIILLDYIPFIVLLFALFTVAGGVRLKGSLVGTPVVNTLLLAVGTVLASWMGTTGAAMLLIRPLLRANAHRKYRVHSVVFFIFLVANIGGSLTPLGDPPLFLGFLKGVSFFWTTTHLFLKTLCLSVALLAIFFVLDTVLFNKEGRPTPPHDPDAVEEKLGLDGKINLLFLLGVVLAVLASGMLPLGTWIEVFGVPVEGQNLLRDIVLLCLAGLSWKFTSRRCRELNGFSWAPIEEVAKLFFGIFLSMIPAIAILRAGTDGALSSLIQMVSTPDGQPVNAMYFWLTGALSSFLDNAPTYLVFFNTAGGDAVHLMNDMADTLIAISAGAVFMGANTYIGNAPNFMVRSIAENQGVRMPSFFGYMAWSVGILIPLFAVLTWVFFI
- a CDS encoding TrmH family RNA methyltransferase — encoded protein: MPKEPTPRRRARLLEVLRHRQNDLTLVLANIHDPHNVSAIYRSCDAFGLSKVHLYYTNTPFPTLGRKTSASARKWVESERHKNSADLMRTLRGQGFQVLATSCSETARPLRAWDFIRPTAVIMGNEHSGVEEELLSLADGQLYIPMYGMIQSFNVSVAAAIILAEAARQREGAGMYDSSRLSEAELEAKLEEWLKK
- a CDS encoding methyl-accepting chemotaxis protein, translated to MLKNISVRAKLFVLLILPVAALIALAAGNALEKYQTMRAMDMAVNVVDLSSASSALIHELQKERGLSAGFVARRGAYAEELPGQRKQTEAARQAMAEKMAVFSAANPTAAVNAQFAPLTEKLASLKDLRSRIDDYNIAPSEAIAVYSGLILHMEDILRGVLDRYLDVGLYARAVNFLNLIYAKEFAGQERATLNVALSSRRFNKLLYRDWIEHVALQRAYLQDFLERDEALARVYAQKVPPLLEKVETFRREAYESQDEPRLSGDAKAWFAASTAYIDALYEVEAAAARDLERTADALSDATRQSLYISLGVTLAVILCTLLLARSLVGNVTRPLRRSVAFAQKVAAGELDAELQMVRKDEFGVLGRALQTMVVSIRETLAKADAAAESAQREAERAQASTTAAEEARALAERRQDGMALAAERIASAVTAMSAATQSISSQIEQSDKGAKEQSARLGEVAVAMEEMSATVHGVAQNSSAAAETAEVAGKQAQQGSASVAEVAENITRVLRHTEELKESMTRLGLRVRDIDKVLNVITDIADQTNLLALNAAIEAARAGEAGRGFAVVADEVRKLAEKTMAATREVAEVLSGIQRDAAHNIATVDQTVEGMSRTTDLTHQSDEALREIVALSDKTSEQIRSIAAASEQQAASSENISRSVTGVNRIAVENTAGMDHSAKAVRDLLEQTRLLGSLVRDLQDEEHR
- a CDS encoding cytochrome c family protein, giving the protein MHMRPCLLCLAVAVCMLTSVPASAGAINAAAGPYVGSRKCAECHAEEYETFRKYSKKAGTWKHISTMAPKLTAEELRGCYACHSTGYGKGGFVDYQSTPHLADVGCETCHGPGAAHAESGDPAAIRRTPRHEDCLACHNESRVKAFNFKPLIHSGAH
- a CDS encoding methyl-accepting chemotaxis protein — translated: MLFSTRNMPLVRKCALLVVITAVVVFGCLIVFNSIQSRNATLSSLESSTRLDAELLARLVEAPMKRGNDAETREVVRLLADNYKNVSVYLAGFNGEITYASDASAVRAPLRERLRTPEARQLAADSLRAPLKVGRLVAGDGFSRFLMVSSIPNGKDCHHCHGASKAILGTLVVSKDVTPTINDLKSRTLSNIALSLAGMCLLIAALLLFLRRTVVRPVAELAAASGKVAGGDFDAPFPVPNCLELRSLRDSLAAMIAHLKTELGFSQGLLRGMGLPCVITDTDDRISFMNQRAVDIYNLKGRPEDYKGRLRGEAFFNDPDRMTNTKKVLLNNADIEDEPYTFTVGGRTRHVLVNAARLLDVDGKLLGAFTLMTDVTESVRQREIIRVQNERIAQVAQAASVVSGRLAGAAARLSEQIDASSRMAQEQDAASARSAGAMRAVAEEAGRVSASAGDTARTAESTRQEADEGVRIVEGVTGGINRAAQETSVLAENMRELGQKAESISQVITLIEEVADQTNLLALNAAIEAARAGEAGRGFAVVADEVRKLAEKTMQATGQVTRAVEEIQRSVSGNGKTTEQMVNVMSESSRRAGQSGEALERIRQMAARTAEGMRAIASAADGQCETSREVSETVDRINALSDETARNMSASAEAVAELSRLARELDAIIEGMRDAGEEGAAGSEKSRLAKSSGAA